Genomic segment of Populus nigra chromosome 14, ddPopNigr1.1, whole genome shotgun sequence:
TGATCACCAAGATTTGGAGAAGGGGGGTGACAGAAGCAAAAGAAGATGATTCTGAACGTTATAAATTCAGAGAATATTTTTCTGGGGCGCTCTCAAGGCAAGAGAGCCAGCAGTAAATGCTACAGCAACCAGGATCATAACAGGTCCCATATTGATATGACATAAAATTCTGAAGACAGTGGATCATAGTTCAACTCTTCTTTGCGACCAAATTCTTTGGTATGTGGTTGATATTAACTAACTTTGCTAATATACCAACAGCAAGTGGCTGGTGAGTTAATAATTAAGCAGTTGTTAACTACAGCAACTTATTTCAGACATTGATTGGTATCTCAAGGACCGCAAACCAGTTGTTATTGAACCACAACTTATTTCGCACGCTGATTAGCCATGACTTTAAATGAAGTACCTCAATTGGACAATACTAGgaatataatgatatttaagTGTTGTGAATTGGCGTCTATCTATGTTGCATTATGtagttgtaattttaattttgtcaattCTTTAAGCATATATTATCTCATGATAAAGAATATGCCTCCACTTAACATGCAATACAAATTGTAATCAAATGCTATGCCTCCACTTAACATGCAATACAAATTGTAATCAAATGCTACAAGTGACTCAATACTTGGTGATATAATCGTAAGAATGGGAGAGTAATCATACCAAAATAGCATCAAAGGGGCGTGTTTTGAGTCCACAAGGTGCCTTGATGGTGTTTCCATGCATTGGATCACAGATCCATGTCACAATTTGTCCTGCTCTACGGACAGCTCTGATCAAGTGGGGAAGCTTCACTCTCATATTTTCAGCACCCATTCTAACGATGATTGAGATCCTTCCTGGCTTGTTGTTAGAATTCAAGATTTCAATGAGTTTAACTAGCTCATTTGGATCCATCTTGTTGCTCACCTTCATAACAACTTACACTTTCAgtctttaattttcaatatgCAAATACTCAGTCATAACAATGTTGCATCAGCAGtagcataaaaaagaaaaacatttcatgatctctgaaaaaaaaagttgtgccAAAACAGctattaaaatgaaaacataaatagtCATAATATTTTTCCATGAACTGAACAAAAATCATGATTATCAAGTACAAGCATGGACCTATAAGTTAGACAGTGGCGGCAATTACAGATCATAAAGTTAGAGATGGTGTTCCCTATGGAATTTGCATTCGAAGTACCTTAATGCCAATAGGGTTGGAAATTCCTCTCAGGAACTCCACATGGGCACCATCCAGTTGGCGAGTGCGCTCTCCACACCAAAGCATGTGAGCAGAGCAGTCATAATAGAGACCAGAAGTTGAATCAAGCCTTGTGAGGGATTGTTCATAAGGAAGATGCAAGCACTCATGGGATGTCCAAAATTCAGTAGTTGTCATGATTGGGTGATCCACTGTGAGTCCTGCCGCAGCCATGAATCCCAAGGCCTCATCAACCCGTTGAGCTAGTTCTTGGTACCTGTGGAACAATCCAGTGGCCACCATGTTAAAAATGTGAAATGACTTATAAACTTCAACTTCGATCtccaaaaaaattcacaaatgaATGCATACATTTATTGAAATGTAAATTGGAAGTCGTCCAATAGGATTCTGTTCCATCTTTCATGAAACTCATAAATCTAAGAAATTATCAACGGATGAGTCCAAGGAAAGTTCAGTTTTGTATACCTATCCCCCTGCTCGCTGTGCTGTGCGAAGTCAAGATTCCACTGTGTAACTCTCTGCATTGCAGCATACCCTCCAGTGGCAAATGCCCTAAGAAGGTTGAGAGTTGCGGCAGACTGGCTATAAGCTCTTATCAATCTCTGTGGGTCTGGAATTCGTGACTTCTTATCAAAAGCATCTCCATTTATATTGTCCCCTTTGTAACTTGGCAGCTTCACTCCATCCTTATCCTCAAATGGATCTGATCTTGGCTTTGCAAATTGACCTGCCATTCTTCCCacctataaaaagcaaacccACAATCCTCAATCTTCCAAATCCACTAGCCTCTAAATAAAGTTAATAACAATACTGGAGTATAAAGTAACAAGGCATGGCCTGTAACTTCAAAAGTTATCTAAAAATCAGATTCTGTAATTGACCTTAAAAATCGTTAATCTAAATCCTTTCTCAAAATAGTCAATGGCCTTGAagcaaaatcataagaaaacaaaagacccCCAGCATAATATCACAAAAATCATAATCTTaaattcattcaaatttttcttgaaacattattaactaaaataaacacataaattAGAGCCATTAACAAACATTAGTCCTACTTAAACAACAAGGacaattaaatcatcaaaagagaataaaaactataaaaatttagatatGGATCTAACCTTAATGATAGGCATTTGACCTCCAAACATTAGCACAACACTCATCTGAAGCATAATTCTAAACGTATCCCTTATATTAATGGCACTAAACTCCTTGAAACTCTCAGCACAATCACCACCTTGCAACAAAAAAGCATTCCCCATTGCAGCCTCAGCAAGCCTCTCCTCTAAATTCCTTGCTTCTCCAGCAAAAACTATTGGAGGAAACGCCTCAATAGTCTTCAAAACTGACTGAAGCTCATGAGCATCAGGGTATTCTGGTAGCTGCAATGCTTTCTTCGTTTTCCAACTCTCCAAGGACCATTTTCCAGTCCCTGGGGCAGCCTTCACTGCCACTGAATTCTTGGTGCGCTCGGCAGCGACGGCAGAGATTGAAAGGTGGGATTTTGACATGTGGGTTTTGTTTCCAGGGACAAAAGAGAAAGTGGGTGGTTGTTGTTGGTTTTGTTTAAGGAGGTTGTTGGCATTGCTGTAGAGAGATTTTGATGAGAGAGTTGAAAgagtcatttttttcttaaagtttaatgcttcctttccttctttctctctctaaatattTCTTGAAACAGTTTTTTAGAGAGGGGGGAGGgggtgtggggggggggggggggggggggggagtttGAATGGGAGAGGAAGATGACGGTGGGGTTTTATAGGGGTTTAGCGAGTCAGACAGAAAGAGGTTCGGTAGCTTCGAACGTAGGAGCTCTCAAGTTTGCTAGGAAGAGGAGCGAAGGGTATTTTCGCGAAAACAATAGGgaggacattttttttttttttttttggtaacccggggtgtccgggccagcttacgcgcaccacaactaatccccggacccactgaacaccctgcaagctcAATAGGCATGTAagacaccgcgggggtgacagacgtgcacgCTAGGGCTCGAACCCAGGTGACAGAGGCAAGGAAACCTTGTTTACCCACGTGGGGGAGGGCGTTTTGGTAACTATGTGTTAAATGCAATTGGATTTGAGAACACATTATTgggtttttcaaaatgttttttatttaaaataaaataaattatatattcttttaattaaataaattaaaaattatttatactaataaatgtaaaataaatgttGGTAATGACAagtaaagattaaaataaaaaaatcaagagataaatataaataaagatatttaatctcgtaaCACGAGTCATATGTACCAAAACTTATGctgatcattttctttttaactatccTTTTAACATCCAATGTATCATAGTAAAAAGATAACCCCATCTCTTTTCCGCTATTCTTATAATTCTTTGTGTCAAGAACTGAGTTATTATTACTCTAATtcataatatgttttgtatttatttaaatagtaGTAAAACactgaatatttttaatatattttttttaataataaaatctcGTTGAAATCAAGCTTTGGATTAATGATAGAAGAAGTTGCTATCAATTGGTTGTTGGTATTAATGATGGCAATAACATGTCTTggatttttacatttttaaaaattaaattataaaaaaaaaccttgttaaCTAGTAGATGATCGATATCATGCATGTGTGAGGCTGTTAAATGGCAGCAGGGATTAGCCCATATGACACGAAGCAATAGAATCTTCCTTTCATAATGTTTTGGAATTGAACGCATGTATGTACTCGCCTCCCAAGTCCCTTCAATTATGTGACTTTCTATCCCTTTTTTCTAACCAAATCTTGATTCTGAGCTGATACCAAGATATTCATACAATCATTTCTCTTAATCAAAATTAGAATCATGAAATTTCAACATCTTAAGAAGATATTATTGATTCGGAGTTGTTATTCATTGTACACATCTCCATGGTTTTTCTTACATTGATTTTCACTAGCTAACAACTTTGCAAAGGAGAtgcttaatttcttttatatatatatatatatatatatatatatatatatatatattaacgtaGAGTGTCAGGATCAACTTACACTTACTTCGACTAATGTTTATAGactctaaaattaacaacaacaTAAAACTAATTGGATGTTTTGGCAATGTACAATGAAAGCTTATATTGATGCTAAGAGAAGGTTGTTAAATGAAGaacttatacaaaaaataatacaatcatGCTTGATTAATTCTGAATCAGAGCAAGActagaaaagagaaagaaaaactaagaattttccttcttttattttattttcttttcttttcagtaaaGAGTCCTCAAGACTTTTGgcttttataatctttttattattattaatgtgggtatttaaattagtttgtgcatatctcgactaatcccacgagccctgaaattaacgactatgtaagcctttaatgaccatcatattagcaaccatagGGCTCGAACTTGAAACCATAGGGAGAGTAAATCTCTTGATTCCAAGTTCTTACTACTGAGCTACCTACTAGATAGTTAGTTGCCTACATAATCTTGTGTTATCGTAATGGtgttaacatttaaaataaattttagttagaaattaatttCTACAGAGAAtgttattagaaattaaattatttttttaataaatagattatGAATTATAACAATCCCTTTTTATCacaaaaatcttgttttttttttttaatatatcgatAGATAGTTCacttgatgtttttaaatcatccTCTCTATTAAtcagaagaattttaaaatataaagaacatTTTGGCTAGAAAAGGAGGTATGTGTGATATTTTTAAACCTTTAAATTATTTCTGTAGTTTTATAATACTtgattgtaattgtaatttgtCCTAATTAACCAGATtccaatattatttttctatatattaaaattcttttcagttatccttcaaaatatattttcccatataccttttaattatttcatcatcACTTTTCTTATATTTAGGGTTAAGAAATCAATTCGTCGATGTATAGGATGATTTCTGCAATCCTTCTTCGATCTTTAAAATCAAGCCCATAAGATCCTTGTGTCTCAGCATGTTCTACCACAGGTCTACCATCAAATGATAGGTCTCGTCACTAAGAATTTATTGatactatattattattttttaatttttcttttatattattatattttgatatgttaatgttaaaaataatattttaaaaataaaaaattattattttaatatattttta
This window contains:
- the LOC133672395 gene encoding phospho-2-dehydro-3-deoxyheptonate aldolase 1, chloroplastic-like, which encodes MTLSTLSSKSLYSNANNLLKQNQQQPPTFSFVPGNKTHMSKSHLSISAVAAERTKNSVAVKAAPGTGKWSLESWKTKKALQLPEYPDAHELQSVLKTIEAFPPIVFAGEARNLEERLAEAAMGNAFLLQGGDCAESFKEFSAINIRDTFRIMLQMSVVLMFGGQMPIIKVGRMAGQFAKPRSDPFEDKDGVKLPSYKGDNINGDAFDKKSRIPDPQRLIRAYSQSAATLNLLRAFATGGYAAMQRVTQWNLDFAQHSEQGDRYQELAQRVDEALGFMAAAGLTVDHPIMTTTEFWTSHECLHLPYEQSLTRLDSTSGLYYDCSAHMLWCGERTRQLDGAHVEFLRGISNPIGIKVSNKMDPNELVKLIEILNSNNKPGRISIIVRMGAENMRVKLPHLIRAVRRAGQIVTWICDPMHGNTIKAPCGLKTRPFDAILAEGRAFFDVHEQEGSHPGGIHLEMTGQNVTECIGGSRTVTFDDLSSRYHTHCDPRLNASQSLELAFIIAERLRKRRVGTQRLLSSGL